In the Eptesicus fuscus isolate TK198812 chromosome 12, DD_ASM_mEF_20220401, whole genome shotgun sequence genome, one interval contains:
- the YTHDF1 gene encoding YTH domain-containing family protein 1 isoform X2: protein MSATSVDPQRSKGQDNKVQNGSLHQKDTVHDNDFEPYLSGQSNQSNSYPSMADPYLSSYYPPSIGFPYSLNEAPWSTGGDPPIPYLTTYGQLSNGDHHFMHDAVFGQPGGLGNNIYQHRFNFFPENPAFSAWGTSGSQGQQAQSSAYGSSYTYPPSSLGGTIVDGQTGFHSDTLNKAPGMNSLEQGMVGLKIGDVTTSAVKTVGSVVSSVAMTGVLSGNGGTNVSMPVSKPTSWAAIASKPAKPQPKMKAKGGPVIGAALPPPPIKHNMDIGTWDNKGPVPKAPAPQQVPAPQSAPQPQPVVQPLSVQPPPLAQPQYQSPQPLPQTRWVAPRNRNAAFGQSSGTGGNGHSPGSTQPSSAPSAESHPVLEKLKAAHSYNPKEFDWNLRSGRVFIIKSYSEDDVHRSIKYSIWCSTEHGNKRLDGAFRSVSSKGPVYLLFSVNGSGHFCGVAEMKSPVDYGTSAGVWSQDKWKGKFDVKWIFVKDVPNNQLRHIRLENNDNKPVTNSRDTQEVPLEKAKQVLKIIASYKHTTSIFDDFSHYEKRQEEEEVVRKERQNRNRQ from the exons ATGTCGGCCACCAGCGTGGACCCCCAG AGAAGCAAAGGACAAGACAATAAAG TACAAAATGGTTCTTTGCATCAGAAGGATACAGTTCATGACAATGACTTTGAGCCCTACCTTTCTGGACAGTCAAATCAG AGTAACAGTTACCCCTCCATGGCCGATCCCTACCTGTCCAGCTATTACCCGCCGTCCATTGGATTCCCTTACTCCCTTAATGAGGCGCCGTGGTCAACCGGAGGGGACCCTCCCATCCCGTACCTCACCACCTATGGACAGCTCAGCAATGGCGATCATCACTTCATGCATGACGCTGTGTTCGGACAGCCTGGAGGCCTGGGGAACAACATCTATCAGCACAGGTTTAATTTTTTCCCTGAAAACCCTGCCTTCTCAGCCTGGGGGACAAGTGGGTCTCAGGGGCAGCAGGCCCAGAGTTCTGCTTATGGGAGTAGCTATACCTACCCACCAAGCTCCCTGGGTGGCACGATTGTGGACGGGCAGACGGGCTTTCACAGCGACACCCTCAACAAGGCCCCTGGGATGaacagcctggagcagggcaTGGTGGGCCTGAAGATCGGTGATGTCACCACCTCTGCAGTCAAGACAGTGGGCTCAGTCGTCAGCAGTGTGGCAATGACTGGTGTGCTTTCTGGCAATGGTGGGACAAATGTAAGCATGCCGGTTTCGAAGCCGACTTCATGGGCTGCCATCGCCAGCAAGCCGGCAAAGCCGCAGCCGAAAATGAAAGCCAAGGGTGGACCTGTCATCGGGGCCGCACTGCCCCCTCCGCCTATAAAGCATAACATGGACATTGGCACCTGGGATAACAAGGGGCCTGTGCCTAaggccccagccccccagcaggTGCCGGCTCCCCAATCTGCCCCCCAGCCTCAACCGGTTGTGCAGCCTCTGTCAGTTCAGCCCCCCCCTTTGGCCCAACCACAGTATCAGAGCCCTCAGCCGCTGCCCCAAACCCGCTGGGTCGCCCCCCGCAACAGGAATGCAGCGTTTGGGCAGAGCTCGGGGACCGGGGGTAACGGTCACTCCCCTGGAAGCACCCAGCCTAGTTCTGCCCCGAGCGCAGAATCCCATCCAGTCCTTGAGAAACTGAAGGCTGCCCACAGCTACAACCCTAAGGAGTTTGACTGGAACCTGCGGAGCGGCCGCGTGTTCATAATAAAGAGCTACTCGGAGGATGACGTGCACCGCTCCATCAAGTACTCCATCTGGTGCAGCACCGAGCACGGCAACAAGCGCCTGGATGGCGCCTTCCGCTCCGTCAGCAGCAAGGGGCCCGTCTACCTGCTCTTCAGCGTCAACGGCAGCGGCCACTTCTGTGGGGTGGCGGAGATGAAGTCGCCCGTGGACTACGGCACAAGCGCTGGGGTCTGGTCTCAGGACAAGTGGAAGGGCAAGTTCGACGTGAAGTGGATTTTTGTCAAGGACGTGCCCAACAACCAGCTCCGGCACATCCGACTGGAGAACAATGACAACAAGCCGGTCACAAACTCCCGAGACACCCAGGAGGTGCCCttagaaaaagcaaagcaagtgcTGAAAATCATCGCCTCCTACAAGCACACCACGTCCATCTTCGACGACTTTTCTCACTACGAGAAGcgccaggaggaagaggaggtggtgcGCAAG gaacGGCAGAATCGGAACAGACAATAA
- the YTHDF1 gene encoding YTH domain-containing family protein 1 isoform X1 — protein sequence MSATSVDPQRSKGQDNKVQNGSLHQKDTVHDNDFEPYLSGQSNQSNSYPSMADPYLSSYYPPSIGFPYSLNEAPWSTGGDPPIPYLTTYGQLSNGDHHFMHDAVFGQPGGLGNNIYQHRFNFFPENPAFSAWGTSGSQGQQAQSSAYGSSYTYPPSSLGGTIVDGQTGFHSDTLNKAPGMNSLEQGMVGLKIGDVTTSAVKTVGSVVSSVAMTGVLSGNGGTNVSMPVSKPTSWAAIASKPAKPQPKMKAKGGPVIGAALPPPPIKHNMDIGTWDNKGPVPKAPAPQQVPAPQSAPQPQPVVQPLSVQPPPLAQPQYQSPQPLPQTRWVAPRNRNAAFGQSSGTGGNGHSPGSTQPSSAPSAESHPVLEKLKAAHSYNPKEFDWNLRSGRVFIIKSYSEDDVHRSIKYSIWCSTEHGNKRLDGAFRSVSSKGPVYLLFSVNGSGHFCGVAEMKSPVDYGTSAGVWSQDKWKGKFDVKWIFVKDVPNNQLRHIRLENNDNKPVTNSRDTQEVPLEKAKQVLKIIASYKHTTSIFDDFSHYEKRQEEEEVVRKVSWERQNRNRQ from the exons ATGTCGGCCACCAGCGTGGACCCCCAG AGAAGCAAAGGACAAGACAATAAAG TACAAAATGGTTCTTTGCATCAGAAGGATACAGTTCATGACAATGACTTTGAGCCCTACCTTTCTGGACAGTCAAATCAG AGTAACAGTTACCCCTCCATGGCCGATCCCTACCTGTCCAGCTATTACCCGCCGTCCATTGGATTCCCTTACTCCCTTAATGAGGCGCCGTGGTCAACCGGAGGGGACCCTCCCATCCCGTACCTCACCACCTATGGACAGCTCAGCAATGGCGATCATCACTTCATGCATGACGCTGTGTTCGGACAGCCTGGAGGCCTGGGGAACAACATCTATCAGCACAGGTTTAATTTTTTCCCTGAAAACCCTGCCTTCTCAGCCTGGGGGACAAGTGGGTCTCAGGGGCAGCAGGCCCAGAGTTCTGCTTATGGGAGTAGCTATACCTACCCACCAAGCTCCCTGGGTGGCACGATTGTGGACGGGCAGACGGGCTTTCACAGCGACACCCTCAACAAGGCCCCTGGGATGaacagcctggagcagggcaTGGTGGGCCTGAAGATCGGTGATGTCACCACCTCTGCAGTCAAGACAGTGGGCTCAGTCGTCAGCAGTGTGGCAATGACTGGTGTGCTTTCTGGCAATGGTGGGACAAATGTAAGCATGCCGGTTTCGAAGCCGACTTCATGGGCTGCCATCGCCAGCAAGCCGGCAAAGCCGCAGCCGAAAATGAAAGCCAAGGGTGGACCTGTCATCGGGGCCGCACTGCCCCCTCCGCCTATAAAGCATAACATGGACATTGGCACCTGGGATAACAAGGGGCCTGTGCCTAaggccccagccccccagcaggTGCCGGCTCCCCAATCTGCCCCCCAGCCTCAACCGGTTGTGCAGCCTCTGTCAGTTCAGCCCCCCCCTTTGGCCCAACCACAGTATCAGAGCCCTCAGCCGCTGCCCCAAACCCGCTGGGTCGCCCCCCGCAACAGGAATGCAGCGTTTGGGCAGAGCTCGGGGACCGGGGGTAACGGTCACTCCCCTGGAAGCACCCAGCCTAGTTCTGCCCCGAGCGCAGAATCCCATCCAGTCCTTGAGAAACTGAAGGCTGCCCACAGCTACAACCCTAAGGAGTTTGACTGGAACCTGCGGAGCGGCCGCGTGTTCATAATAAAGAGCTACTCGGAGGATGACGTGCACCGCTCCATCAAGTACTCCATCTGGTGCAGCACCGAGCACGGCAACAAGCGCCTGGATGGCGCCTTCCGCTCCGTCAGCAGCAAGGGGCCCGTCTACCTGCTCTTCAGCGTCAACGGCAGCGGCCACTTCTGTGGGGTGGCGGAGATGAAGTCGCCCGTGGACTACGGCACAAGCGCTGGGGTCTGGTCTCAGGACAAGTGGAAGGGCAAGTTCGACGTGAAGTGGATTTTTGTCAAGGACGTGCCCAACAACCAGCTCCGGCACATCCGACTGGAGAACAATGACAACAAGCCGGTCACAAACTCCCGAGACACCCAGGAGGTGCCCttagaaaaagcaaagcaagtgcTGAAAATCATCGCCTCCTACAAGCACACCACGTCCATCTTCGACGACTTTTCTCACTACGAGAAGcgccaggaggaagaggaggtggtgcGCAAGGTGAGTTGG gaacGGCAGAATCGGAACAGACAATAA